The following proteins are co-located in the Scyliorhinus canicula unplaced genomic scaffold, sScyCan1.1, whole genome shotgun sequence genome:
- the LOC119960887 gene encoding gastrula zinc finger protein XlCGF7.1-like: MGKPWKCGDCGKGFRSPSGLEIHRRSHTRERTFNCSDCGKSYKNAGGLINHQRVHTREKLFTCSTCGKEFTWESSLMTHQRVHTGEKPYACSQCGKSFRCSSNLTEHLRVHTGERPFHCSECGQRFTCSSHLTDHKRVHTGERPFVCSVCGKGFIRSTLLLSHQQVHTEEKAFTCTECGKSFTRPSNLGNHQRVHTGEKPFTCTQCGKGFATKSQLQAHKLVHTDERPFQCSDCESSFKSRRDLMNHQRIHSGEKPFTCPVCGRGFTQPSARLKHQRVHM; encoded by the coding sequence ATggggaaaccgtggaaatgtggggactgtgggaagggattcagatccccatcggggctggaaattcatcgacgtaGTCACACCAGGGAGAGGACTTTCAACTGCTCCGACTGTGGGAAAAGCTATAAGAATGCTGGGGGTCTAATTaatcatcaacgtgttcacacgagagagaagctgttcacctgctccacctgtggaaAGGAATTCACCTGGGAGTCCAGTCTgatgacacatcagcgagttcacactggagagaaaccctacgcttgctctcagtgtgggaagagcttCCGGTGTTCATCCAACCTCACTGAACATctacgggttcacactggggagagaccattccacTGCTCTGAGTGCGGGCAGAGATTCACTTGTTCTTCCCACCTCACTGATCACAAGCGTGTCCACACTGGTGAGAGGCCATTTGTCTGCTccgtgtgtggaaagggatttattAGGTCAACATTGCTTCTTagtcaccagcaagttcacactgaagAGAAAGcattcacctgcactgagtgtgggaagagTTTCACTCGTCCATCGAATCTTGggaatcaccagcgagttcacactggggagaaaccctttacctgcactcagtgtgggaagggatttgctacAAAATCACAGCTTCAGGCACAtaaacttgttcacactgatgagagaccttttcaatgttctgactgtgagagcagctttaaaagcagaagggATTTGATGAACCACCAGCGAATCCattctggggagaagccgttcacctgccccgTGTGTGGCAgaggattcactcagccatccgcTCGTCTgaaacaccagagagttcacatgtga